Within Geotrypetes seraphini chromosome 13, aGeoSer1.1, whole genome shotgun sequence, the genomic segment gttctcctaagggagctcagaacattaatttattcaggtaataataataataataattttattcttctataccgccatagtcgtgagacttctaggcggttcacactgaagagagctggactgtctgtcctggtgggctcataatctttctaatgtacctggggcaatggggggatttagtgacttgcccagggtcacaaggagcagtgtggatttgaacccacaacctcagggtgctgaggctgtagctttaatcactgtgccaccCACTCCCCTCCATCATTGATTCTCaaaacctccccctcctttttttaccCCCTGAATTCTTTATTGCTTCTTTCTTGAAAATACTTTCAACGGTGCATCCTTTCTCTCGTATTATTAATTAGATATCATTAATATTAATCAGATCCATTCTAGATAAGTTGTATTTCTTTGCTGGGTGGAAGTACATTCCATCTTAAATAGATGCAAATTCcaaagcccgacgggacccgttttgcccTTTCTctaggctttctcaagggttcaaaaAATGACGCTGCATTTCTGGCTACGTCACTCCTGGTGAAGGCTGAGTGGAAGAAATTATATTGACAATATGAGAGAAAGGAACCACCCATAGGAACGCTCTTTTTAGTGTGGCTTGAAATATGTAGCCCTGGTGTGCTTTTCAAAATGAGTTCAACTCAGGCACAGCAATTATTCACCCAGGTAAATCCCTTTAACAATTGCCCCCCTTCCTCAACACACAGTATAAAGGTCATTGCTTCTGCGCTTTCTAAATTATATGACAGCTCATAGACCACTCAGATTATTCAAGCCGTATGTAAAAAATGAAACTTACTGGTTTGATTCTCCAAAGGTATCCAAAGGAGCTACAAATTTAAAGCACAGATGGTTTGATCAGTTTAATGGAGAAAGGCAGTTCTTTTATGATGTTAACAATAGAGACTTCACAGAAAAAATTGAGCAGTGCTACAGTTCTCATGGGGAAAAGAATTGTTTAGAaaataaagaaacagaaaaacCTAGTTAAAGTAATAGGCATCAGTATGAGCCTTGGTAATGCAACACAAGAAATTATTTGGCTCAGGCAGAAACTCATtagtgactagcaccagacatacGTCTGAATaagaactgcctcatacatcatattgtCCTGATATATATATGGATTCCAACAAACATTTTCTCCAATAAATGTCTCCCGagacataaaaaaataaagtgcTGAGATACTGATCAATTTTTTTCTGTGGAATCTAATTTTGATCTTATTGGTAGATTATTTTTTTGGGTTATAATTGTTGAACAATAGAGTCTGACATcaagacagaatttgtccctgttcccgtggataaccgtgggaaaccatccccgtgtcattctttaaggaagaGAGGCaggaatcagagtctgaatggtcccagccactgaccctcaagccttgctttgaagaatgctggtgtagaaggactgaggttgagacagacactacagaatgacagtctctggtatccagagcagctattgtgatgtcataatgcctcattccaccaatgcctaagagcagcctcatcagtgatgtcacaatggcttcactgttctacacttggctcacataggaatcagagtctgaatggtcccagccactgaccctcaagctttgctttgaagaatgctggtgcagaaggactgaggttgagacaaacactacagaatgacacgggatggtttcccacggtactgggacagaccgaaggtccatcaagcccagaatcttgtttccaacagtggccaactcaggtcacaagtacctggcagaaacccaaagagtagcaacattccagagctgagattgtgatgtcataaagcctcattccaccaatgcctaagagccaaccttatcagtgatgtcacaatggcttcattgtcttatacttggctaacataagatagagaatgacatggagacagtTGTGCCCATTCCTGTGGTTAACctcaggaaaccatccccatgccattctttaaggatctgaatgggcccagccactgaccatcaagccttgcattgaagaatgctggtgcagaatgactgaggttgagacagacactaaaggaTGAAATGGGATGGCTTCTCACGGTTAttcacggggacagggacaaattctgtccacgtgtcattctctagactcaCTTTAACAACTCTTTCACCTGGCCAAAAATAAGATCACCTTCTTTTTATTTCCCCCCTCACTCCAGTATGTTTGAATGAGAATGGAGGGCTTTTCACTCTTTGCCTTATATTTCTGTCTTTCTAAGGGCCTCTCGTGTTTATCTAGTTTCACATACATGGCCCTCAGAGATTTCTATCGGTGGTCATTTAAGATCTCAAAATAGAATATTGAAAAGCAAAGTGATCCACATTAACCAATGCATCCCTTACCTTCGGACACAGTGAGTTGCGTGTAATCCATGATGTCCAAGAGATAAGCTCTTTCGATGCCGCACCAGTACCACCCAGTATCATCCTTTTTTACATTGGTAATGGTGACGATCAGTTCACCTTCAGCACGCTTGTCTTGGATGGCTACATGGCCAGTGCTCCGTGTGTCAGCTGTGCTGTAGACAATGGTACAGGAAATTTGGTAATAGCCTTTGCACCAGTACTTCACATAGTCTTGGTACCCTGGATCATAGGTGCAGGTGACTGATGTGTCTGTGTTTTCGACCGCATTCCTGACCTTATCTTTGATATGAAGGCAGTCTGCAGATCAGGAGGCAGAGGCAAGGATCATTCACAATAGGAAAATGTACAGAAGGATAATGAAAATGGTAacagggatgggacaacttcaccatgaggaaaggctaaagtggctagggctgaagtctggagaagagatggctcaggggagatatgatagaggcctataagatactgaatggagtggaacgaGTAGatttgaatcgcttgtttactctttccaaaaatattaagaCTAGGGGGcaagcgatgaagctactaagtagatttaaaacaaaccggagaaaatatttcttcactcaatgggaaATTAAACTCTGGGATTTGTTGCCAGTGAAAGTGGTTAgcatagtagggtttaaaaaaaagtttgaataatttcctaaaagagaaatccataagtcattattattattcctaggataagcagcataaaatcagtttttcttcttgggatcttgccaggtacttgggacctggactggccactgttggaaacaggatactgggcttgatggacctttggtctttcccagtatggcaactcttatgttcttatgttatattcttatgtgTACCTTCACAGGGTAGGTCCTGCGACTAAGCCGGATAGTGAAAGGATGCCTATGCAAAGGGCTAGGCAGGGAAAACTACTCTcccaaagagataaaacactaCCCACACCAACACCTCAGCCCAGAACTACAGCCAGGAAAGGAAGGTTCAGTGAAGAGCAGGGAAGTACCTATTTGTTTTCGCCAGAATTAGAGAAGGGAGAACAATGGGTAAGGGGAACTAAAGGTACTTAGGATATTGTTCCTAGGGGGAGGATGAACCACATATCTTCTATCATTCAGGGGGGACACAATTCCAGGCAACACCAGGAacattccagtcctcaatttaggCAGGAACAAGGCACACCTGTTGCTCATTATCCCGAGGCTTATAGGGACCAGCAGTAGTGCTCAGAAAGGAggcagccactgaaccaacccaTGCTGGAGAGAAAACTGAATGGAGACAGGAGACCAGTTCCAAGGGCGCGCAGCCGCATACCTCAGCCTAACACCCAGGTCAGATCTAACTTTATGGAAGCTGAAATGTTAGATGAATTCAGGAGGGAAGCTTCAGATGATGAAGACTTTTTAGACCATGAAGAGGCCATGGACTCTAAAGAGGGAAATGTTGATTCTGACCAGTGGGATATGGAAACCGATAGGGTTTAATGGAAGTTAGGCTGAGACTGTGACCACTAGCAAAACTGAGAAGTTAAATGGTCTTGCTGTCTCTGCAACCTTGAGGCAAAAGAAAGGTTACTGAAAGCCTTGGCGGCGTGTGAGGGTTTCTTGTATTCCTGTTGAGCAAGAACCCGAGTTTCTAGGCTGTGGCAATTAGCACTGCCCAGCCTTGGCAGAAGTTTGGAGACCtttttccttttggggggtttttcccctagACTGGATTGTGGGTCCTAGTCGGGAGGGACCACAGCCAACGGTCATTGTGGGAGGATGTCCCTTCGGCCCTGAGCTCTGCATCCAATTATCTGACCTCATCTTCTTTAAGATATGTATTCACGGCTGTATATTGCCATTTTATTATGATTTGTTGGgtcttgttttaattatgtatataTTACTGTTACCCACATAGATTTTGGCTATGCgggctataaatgttttaaataaaggtTAGGGGAATGTATTATGGCTTTGTGTGTGAGTGTGAATAGACAGTAAGTCGAAGTGTGCTCTTGTTTTTGTGCTGTTTGACAGGTCAATTAAGTTCCTTACCTGTTCTACCCCACTCATCATTTGATGAACTTCTATCAGTCACCTCTTGGTCaagtcttctccaagctgaaaagctctAACCTGTTTTGCTTTTATACTTAAGGGAAGTGTTCCACCATCACCGAGCTCTCGCTGAGATATTTTAATAGGTTTAACATATATAATTTATAAATTTGTAAGGAAACAGTAAGGCAAATCTACTACTGTATATCCAACAGGGAATGGAAGACAACAAGCAGATCATATGAAGAAAAAGCTTGTAATTAATCAAAAGCTCCCAGGAATAGTGTCTGATGTCGTCACGTTTCACCTACAAGGCTGTACCAGGCTAGTGTCAAAAACAGCTTCCACCAATGCTGAAGAAATAGTCCTGGGTCTGTAACAATTGGCAATTTTTCTTCATTTGATCTGCTAATTCATTTATAAATGGGACTCGGTCATCTAACTCGTCTTTTTAATCTATGATGGTTTTAAATGGTGTTGCAGAAACATCTGTACACAGCAGGAATTCTGTGCGTCCAGTAGGGACAGACCAATCATGTTCCCCAGGTCTCAGGTATCTGATTCAAGGGATGTTTTAGGATCTGTGCGCTCAGCAAAGTTATAAAGACAAACTCTAAAACTTAAATAGAAAGTGCCTATGTACCTTATAGGATATATTTCAACCTAGAGTCTACTCTAATAACAATATAAAGTTATAAAACTCAGTTATGGAAATCTTGGGACCTTGTAAACacaataaagtttcaagtttaattaattttaatataccgaccattgacgtgcacctggctggtttacaatgctaaaaatgaaaggttaaaataaatttttgtaggggggggaatgtgaacattaaatagacaaattacaaatacgaacaagagcttgaggggaaagggggagaggaaagttaataattacataattaaaaccaaattaattaaagggaagagggggggagatATAGGAAAGCTTAGGACTATTGTACATATTATATATTGACATCTATTAAAAAATCTTCTCAACACTTTAGAAAACTGTCCACAgccttaaaaatatattttaaggcTCAGTCTATagcacagtgtctctcaaattttttttagctctggcacatcaaacggagcaaatgttttttgcggcacattataattgaaattataaaattacaaaaccaagaaaaaattaaattggaGAGTTATTTACATTAAAGTTTTTTAAGCTATGTAAGGGGAATCGTAACAAACAGTGAAAcaagccccctcttttacgaacgcatagggTGGATTTaagcgccagcagcggcggtaactgctcagacgctcagaattcctatgagcgtcggaacagttaccgccgctgccgacGCTAAAACGGGCGCTATGCATTCGCAAAAGAGGGGGGTAAAGCagatagaacagaattgctaatcaatgcgatggaggtgcttgtttttgagtgcaaattaactgaaAACGCGGCCGATGGT encodes:
- the LOC117347836 gene encoding CMRF35-like molecule 1 isoform X2 → MKSYALVLISFVADCLHIKDKVRNAVENTDTSVTCTYDPGYQDYVKYWCKGYYQISCTIVYSTADTRSTGHVAIQDKRAEGELIVTITNVKKDDTGWYWCGIERAYLLDIMDYTQLTVSEAPLDTFGESNHHSIEIILPLVLTSLVMFLAALAILLAMRRKKQKGEAERNPNQVSSLNRENAKQIRDKPEMFTTMPSNLVEDGVTYSTVVHHPSKFNEPCQFPASTEYSTISYK